CCCGGGTCGCGACATGAGCCTGCGGACACGCCCCCGAGCCCAGGGACACGCCCCCCATATCGTGACATGAGCTCCGGGACACACCCCACGTGTCGCGACAcgagctccagcccaggcacagaCCCCGCCCATGTCGCGACATGAGTGCCCAACCCGCGATATCGGGATCAGGACACACCCCCCCCTCAATGTCACGACATGAGCCCGGCCCCACCGGATCAGGGACAGCCCCCGCCCATGTCGCGACATGGCCCCGCCCCCTGTGATATGGAGGGACAGCCCCCGCCCATGTCGCGACATGGCCCCGCCCCCTGTGATGTGGAGGGACAGCCCCCGCCCATGTCGCGACATGGCCCCGCCCACCTGAGATGTGGAGGGACAGCCCCCGCCCATGTCGCGACATGGCCCCGCCCCCTGTGATACGGAGGGACAGCCCCGCCCATGTCGCGACATGGCCCCGCCCCCTTGTGATATGGAGGGACAGCCCCCGCCCATGTCGCGACATGGCCCCGCCCACCTGTGATGTGGAGGGACAGCCCCCGCCCACGTCGCGACATGGCCCCGCCCCCCTGTGATATGGAGGGACAGCTCCCGCCCATGTCGCGACATGGCCCCGCCCACCTGGCGCGGGCTGACgatgatgctgctgctcttggtgcCCGGTTTGAGCACGGGCAGGGCCGGCGcctcccggggctgctcctggttCTGGTCCCGGTTCTGGTCCCGGTCCCGGTTCTGGTCCTGGTCCCGGTCCCCGGCGATCGCGAGGGGTCCCGGAGGTCCCGGGAGGGGTCCCGAGGGGGCGGTTCCGGTGGGTCCGGGATCCCGGTTCTGGTCCCGGTTCCGGTCCTGATCCCGGTTCTGATCCCGGTTCTGCTCCTGGTCCCGGTTCTgatcccggtcccggtccccgGCGGTCGCGAGGGGTCCCGGAGGTCCCGGGAGGGGTCCCGAGGGGGCGGTTCCGGTGGGTCCGGGATCCCGGTTCCGGTTCTGGTCCTGATCCCGGTTCTGGTTCCGGTTCTGCTCCCGGTCCCGGTTCTGCTCCCGGTCCCGGTTCTGCTCCCGGTCCTTCCCGGTTCCCCCCGAGCCCCTCACCACGAACTCAGCGTAAGAACTCGgaaccggcaccggcaccggcaccggaGGGGGCGCGGCCGAGGCTCTGAACAGCGACGGGACCTGGCGGGGACATCGGGACAGCTCCGGTGACACCGGGACACCTCCGGTCACccgcggggacaccgggacagctCCGGTGACACCGGGACACCTCCGGTCACCCGCGGGGGCACCGGGACAGCTCCGGTCACCCAGGAGGACACCGGAACAGCTCCGGTGACACCGGGACACCTCCGGTCAcccgcggggacaccggggccACCCCCACGACCTTTCCCGGTCCCCCGTTCGGTCCCCGGTCCCGTTCCCGGTCACCACCCCCGGTTCCCCGTTCCCGGTCCCCGGTTCCCCTCCCGCCACCGCCGGTACCGGGGCTTCGTCGGGACCCTCCTGCCGAACCGTGAACCGCCGCCGCTTCCCCCCCGCTCCCGGTGCCGGCTCGGTGTTGGCTCCGGGATTCGGGTCTGGGTCCGGGTCCGGGTCCATGGCGAGGCGCGGGGGGGTCTGGGGACGgttcgggggtcccggggtcGGTTCCGGAATCCCGGGGCCGGTTCGGGGATGCCGGGGTCGGTTCCGGGGCGTCCCGGGGGTCCTGGGGCCGGTTCTGGGATCCCGGGGAAGGTTCCGTGGGATCCCGGGTTCGTTATCGAGGTCCCGGGTTCGGTTTTAGGGTCCCGGGTTCGGTTCTGGCGTTCCGGAGCCTCCGCGCGCGCTCCGGTACCGCGGAAGGGGCGTGACCGACTCTCTCCCTCACGATTGGACCGCTGCACTGCCAATCAAACAATTCCCCCCAATAGGAAAGGGCGGGCCCGCCGCGCGCCGGTGGGCGTGGCTATGGATGAAAGACCACGCCCCCCTGTGTGACAATGACAGCCCGGGGGTCCCAAACTCCCCCCGTGACCTCCCCGGTCAGGGATGCGGCAGCGAGAGCGAccccggggacaccggggggacccCAAGGGCCACCAGGGGTAGGGGACAAGGAGCCAGGGATGTCCCCAAACGCCACCGAACACTCAGAGCCACCTCGGTGCCACCCCTTTattccccacccccccccgGCGGCTCCCGGTGACTCCCGGGGGCTCCCGCGGGGTGGcccagcaggtgacacaggcGGGGCCACACGCGGGGGTCGCGGGTGGCCCGGGCCAGCAGCCGCGTGTGTCGCCGCAGTGTCGCGATGTCGCCCTGCGTGCGCCGGTTGTGGCGGAGCAGGGCCCCGGTGCGCAGAGCCAGCGCCGCCAGCAGCGCCCCGCGGGGACACGGCGACAGCTCCGCGGGGACACCCGGTGGCACCGGAGGGCACCGCCGGGTCCCGTCCGGACCGGGCACGGCGACAGGCGGAGAGCGGAGAGGTGGGGAGCTCCGGGGACACGGCGACAGCTCCGCGGGGACACCCGGTGGCACCGGAGGGCACCGCCGGGTCCTGTCCGGACCGGGCACGGCGACAGGCGGAGAGCGGAGCGGCGGGGAGCTCCGGGGACACGGCGACAGCTCCGCGGGGACAGCCGGTGGCACCGGAGGGCACCGGGGAGTCCCGTCCGGACCGGGcacggcggcgggcgggg
The genomic region above belongs to Haemorhous mexicanus isolate bHaeMex1 chromosome 36, bHaeMex1.pri, whole genome shotgun sequence and contains:
- the ERCC1 gene encoding DNA excision repair protein ERCC-1 isoform X4, with the translated sequence MDPDPDPDPNPGANTEPAPGAGGKRRRFTVRQEGPDEAPVPSLFRASAAPPPVPVPVPVPSSYAEFVVRGSGGTGKDREQNRDREQNRDREQNRNQNRDQDQNRNRDPGPTGTAPSGPLPGPPGPLATAGDRDRDQNRDQEQNRDQNRDQDRNRDQNRDPGPTGTAPSGPLPGPPGPLAIAGDRDQDQNRDRDQNRDQNQEQPREAPALPVLKPGTKSSSIIVSPRQRGNPVLRFIRNVPWEFGDVGPDFVLGTSSCALFLRYHHLHPEYIHERLRALGRSFGLQRDPHQSLKDLAKVCLLTDCTLLLAWSAEEAGRYLETFKSYEQKPPDLLKERVEQDFLSRVTDCLTSVKSVNRTDALSLLGTFGSLAAVAGASREDLSLCPGVGPQKAKRLFDVLHEPFVKTPP
- the ERCC1 gene encoding DNA excision repair protein ERCC-1 isoform X2; its protein translation is MDPDPDPDPNPGANTEPAPGAGGKRRRFTVRQEGPDEAPVPSLFRASAAPPPVPVPVPVPSSYAEFVVRGSGGTGKDREQNRDREQNRDREQNRNQNRDQDQNRNRDPGPTGTAPSGPLPGPPGPLATAGDRDRDQNRDQEQNRDQNRDQDRNRDQNRDPGPTGTAPSGPLPGPPGPLAIAGDRDQDQNRDRDQNRDQNQEQPREAPALPVLKPGTKSSSIIVSPRQRGNPVLRFIRNVPWEFGDVGPDFVLGTSSCALFLRYHHLHPEYIHERLRALGRSFGLQVLLLQVDVRDPHQSLKDLAKVCLLTDCTLLLAWSAEEAGRYLETFKSYEQKPPDLLKERVEQDFLSRVTDCLTSVKSVNRTDALSLLGTFGSLAAVAGASREDLSLCPGVGPQKAKRLFDVLHEPFVKTPP
- the ERCC1 gene encoding DNA excision repair protein ERCC-1 isoform X3; this translates as MDPDPDPDPNPGANTEPAPGAGGKRRRFTVRQEGPDEAPVPSLFRASAAPPPVPVPVPVPSSYAEFVVRGSGGTGKDREQNRDREQNRDREQNRNQNRDQDQNRNRDPGPTGTAPSGPLPGPPGPLATAGDRDRDQNRDQEQNRDQNRDQDRNRDQNRDPGPTGTAPSGPLPGPPGPLAIAGDRDQDQNRDRDQNRDQNQEQPREAPALPVLKPGTKSSSIIVSPRQRGNPVLRFIRNVPWEFGDVGPDFVLGTSSCALFLSLRYHHLHPEYIHERLRALGRSFGLQRDPHQSLKDLAKVCLLTDCTLLLAWSAEEAGRYLETFKSYEQKPPDLLKERVEQDFLSRVTDCLTSVKSVNRTDALSLLGTFGSLAAVAGASREDLSLCPGVGPQKAKRLFDVLHEPFVKTPP
- the ERCC1 gene encoding DNA excision repair protein ERCC-1 isoform X5, with protein sequence MDPDPDPDPNPGANTEPAPGAGGKRRRFTVRQEGPDEAPVPSLFRASAAPPPVPVPVPVPSSYAEFVVRGSGGTGKDREQNRDREQNRDREQNRNQNRDQDQNRNRDPGPTGTAPSGPLPGPPGPLATAGDRDRDQNRDQEQNRDQNRDQDRNRDQNRDPGPTGTAPSGPLPGPPGPLAIAGDRDQDQNRDRDQNRDQNQEQPREAPALPVLKPGTKSSSIIVSPRQRGNPVLRFIRNVPWEFGDVGPDFVLGTSSCALFLSLRYHHLHPEYIHERLRALGRSFGLQVLLLQVDVRDPHQSLKDLAKVCLLTDCTLLLAWSAEEAGRYLETFKSYEQKPPDLLKERVEQDFLSRVTDCLTSVKSVNRTDALSLLGTFGAKRLFDVLHEPFVKTPP
- the ERCC1 gene encoding DNA excision repair protein ERCC-1 isoform X1 produces the protein MDPDPDPDPNPGANTEPAPGAGGKRRRFTVRQEGPDEAPVPSLFRASAAPPPVPVPVPVPSSYAEFVVRGSGGTGKDREQNRDREQNRDREQNRNQNRDQDQNRNRDPGPTGTAPSGPLPGPPGPLATAGDRDRDQNRDQEQNRDQNRDQDRNRDQNRDPGPTGTAPSGPLPGPPGPLAIAGDRDQDQNRDRDQNRDQNQEQPREAPALPVLKPGTKSSSIIVSPRQRGNPVLRFIRNVPWEFGDVGPDFVLGTSSCALFLSLRYHHLHPEYIHERLRALGRSFGLQVLLLQVDVRDPHQSLKDLAKVCLLTDCTLLLAWSAEEAGRYLETFKSYEQKPPDLLKERVEQDFLSRVTDCLTSVKSVNRTDALSLLGTFGSLAAVAGASREDLSLCPGVGPQKAKRLFDVLHEPFVKTPP